The window GGGGGTGGTGAGACTGTTCTCTTGTGCTAGGAACTAAACCGCTACTCACCTGAGGACAAAGAGGGAAAGGGGCCCCCTTTAGGGGTAGCCGAGCGTCACACACCCTGAAGCCTCTCTGCTGGGGGAGCTCAGGGTCTGCTTGACAGCAGTCCTGGCTGCTAACACAGGCGTGCCACACCTTGGTTGCCTGATCACTCCCTTCCACACTCACTCTCTGCATCCCCTGTATTCCTGGCCCCAGTCCCAAGGTCCAGTTGAGAGCTGAATGGAGGCAGGAAGTGGAATTCTCAGCATGGTTGGGAGAGGGGGAACCCGAGGGCAGCCCGAGAACATGTGACATGCACAGCTCACACAAGTGTGAGGATGGTCATTGTGCGAGTGTGTCTGGCGGGGGACGGGGGTGTGGTGCAAAGCGCACCTTCTTGTAATTACGGTACACTTCCATGTGGTGGCGCTCCTGAGATGCGCTATTATGGTGCTGGGCTCTACCTGGGCCTCATCTTCTGTGGTCTTGGCCCAGGAAGGGGGGCTGCCAGGGCTGATCCCTGGGATGTGCACCACACAAGTGCAGGGGCCAGGCCTGGATTGTGCTGGGGGATTGGCTAGAGGGAGTGCAGGGTGACGGCCGGCCCAGAggcggggagcaggggtgggggaaggggctcAGGTGCTTGGCTGGAGCAGCCTCACCTCTGCAGAAGTAGCTGGTTCTGAAGAGTTCCACGCACTCGTTGCTGGGCAGCAGGTGCGGGCCCGGGCCAGGTGGCATCTGGGGCGCGTTCCAGGAGATGGGGATGGGGCAGAGGCGCTGCACAAAGAGGCCCCGGGAGTTGCTGGCCAGCAGGACCCCTCTCTGGAGCTGGCTCAGCAGGCGCTGGGCGGGCTCGCGTGGGCCGGGTTTGGGAAATATCACCTGTTCCATGCTGCACTGGGAGCTTGAGGGCTCAGCCAGGAGGCGGCAGTCCGGGCTCTGCACCTGGGCCTCACCCACCACACGCCCGTTGTAGATGAAGGTGAGCAGCAGCGAGTAGTCTGCAGGCAGAGAAAGGCCAGCTGCCCCAGTGCCCTCCCGGGGCCCCACTGGCTGGCAGGAAGTTCTGGAGGAATGAAGAGGGACGCCTTGCAAACTCAACATCCTCATTTTGCTGGTGAGGAACGTGGGGCTCACAGAGAGAGACCGAAGGAGGGCTGGTGACCACCAGGCAGGCTGCGAGGTGGGAGCAGCAGCTGTGCCTTCTGAGCACAGAGAAGACCTTGCCTTTCCTATCCTCACCCCCCGACCCTCAGCAGCCAGGGCGTCTTCCGTTCATGCTTTCCCAGCccttttgtgtgtgctcagttgtgtccaacccttttttgactccatggactgtagcccgccaggctcctctgtccacgggattttccaggcaagaatactggagcaggttgccattttcttctccagggcatcttcccgatccagggatcaaacccaggcctcctgcattgcaggcagattctttaccactacaccatgggaattccctggctccCACCACTCAGGAGAGGAGCTAATACATAGGTTTCCACTGAGGCCTTAATGCCCAGGGTCTTACAGTTTACAAGAGGGTCCCAGAGATCGGGCCTCTACTTAACCCACAGAATCAACATCTCAACAACCCAAAGAAATCAACATTTCCAGGGAAGAGAATGTGTAGGGGGTATTTTTGAGAAGTGAGCTGTGTCTGGAGTCTGGAATCTGGCAGGCATGCTGCCTAGAATCCAGTGCCTCTGGGTCAGGGACCTGCTGCAAGCCCTGACAGGTTAGATAACACATGCAAGGCCTTAGGACGAAGaagggggagaggggcaggggtgAGTCAGAAACACCAAGTACCTGAATCTGGAGGGGGCAGAAGCTCCAGGGACAGCAATTCTCCCTGGAAAAGAGCCTCAGCTGTGTCCCTACCTGGAAGGGAGGCAGAGGTACTGGTCATTCAGAGTGGACCGGGGAGTCCAAGGGCCAGAGGGTGTGGTGTGGAGGCTGATGCAAGAGGCAGGGCCCGTGGTACCTTCCTGAGgctcagggctgctgctgctgctgctgctgctgcttctgctgctcccGCTGCTCCCAAAGTCTACACGGCCAGCTCCCCCATTGGtctccaccatctcctgcagaCACAGTTCCTGTGGTTGGCCCACCTCGCCCCCAGTCACTGCTCTGCCCTCGGACCCATCCGCTTCCCTCCCCAGCTCTCACATTCTGAGGGGGCTCCTGGAGCGAGGAGGGGCTGAGTATGCACTTCTTTGCAGtaatctcttcctctttctcctcagagGAGGCAGAACTGTGGGGTCGCTTTGATGGTAATTTCTGGGTCCCTGATTGAGCTGTGGAATGTTGAGAGGGAAGCAAATGTCAGAGCCTTAAGTGGGcacagaaggaaggaggaagacaggAGGCAGTGAAAGGATGGGCAGGACTGGGCAGGGAACCTTCTTCCCAAGGACAGGGGCCTGGAGGGAGGCCCACCGTGCTCCCGGGAGGCGCAGAACTCCATCCTTCCCCCCACACTCCACCCCCGGCTGCTGATTTTAGGAGTGGTGGGGCAGAGGGACACCCACCGGGGACAGTTCCTGGTGGTAGCAGCCGGTACACCTTGTAGGGTTCAGCGCCATCCCTATGGCCGATCTCAGGAACCTCCTCAAATTCACAACTTTTGTTGAGAGCACAGCGCAAACGAGTCTTCCAGATGGCAGGGCCTTCCGAGCTCCCCTCCCTGTACTTCCCCTTGTATATTGCCCAGGCCTAGAAGACAGCAGCAGTGAAGAGATCGCTGGCAATGGACCACTGACCCGGCTGGCTTCATGGATGTACAGCCCGAGCGCTCGCACAGAAAGGCTTGTGCTAGGTTTATGCTCAGCTGTCGCCACCACGAGATCCATGCtgagttttgccttttcatcttgcgtGGGGCTAGTCCTACCCTCCAATCTCCCCTTTATTTGTCACCCTACAGAGTGACAGCGCCAGTGTGTGCTCCATCCCTCCCTCCGAGAGGCCAGTTTCCAGGCCTTTCACCTTGAAGAAGGCGGCATCCTGGTCCTCCCGGAAGTCCTGCTTGCCTGCGTGCTTCCAGGGGATCCGGAACATGGTCTTGGCTGCATCCTCCCAGCACACTCCTGGGAACTGCCCGCTCTCCACTTGCTCCACCACCCAGTTCCGGAGCTTTCGGGTGCAGCGTGTCCTGCCTGATGCCATCCTAAGGATAAGAGCAACAGAAGTGTCAGGGGAACTGACACTTTGGGAAGAGTGAGACCCTGGCCCTTGGGGCTGGCTTCTGGCCAGGGCCCCCGGAGATCCCATTTATATTGTGTCTCCAGACATATCTCAAAATTCTGAGGTTGAATTGTTTCATTTCTGCCATCACTAGCAAGTAtcaaaaatactttctttttaacaTCCCAAGCTGTGACGTCTGGAGGGAAATCCTAGGCATTGGTCTTGATATTTTTCAGGAATCTACTGTTTGAAAGAGAATTCCCCTGGTGTCCTGCTCCAGGTGAGATGTCCTGTCTAGATCCCCAGTGTTTACAGTAGCTGCTTCTGAGATGTCTCATCAACCCTCTTCACCCACCACCCTCACAACTCCTTTGATGTTCCCCAAACTTCCTCTGTGCTTGCCCCAGAAGCAGGTggggcagggagctgggggctggggcagagctgcGGCGGAAGTGGGCAGGGCCAGCAGGCAAGAAAACAAGCAGGAGATGGGGCAATCTTCTTCCCCAAACAGCCCCATAGCAGGTCCTCCTGTCCTTGGCCTGTAAGGCTTGGGACACCGGCCCCTGATCAGTCTTTCACTCAGGCCAAACTTCTAGCTCCCTGGCTCACAGGCCTTCTGTCTATTCCTCAGTCTAGCAGAGGGGTCTGCAGAAGCCCCTGCCCACCACCTCCAGTCTGGCCAGGGCTTCCCAAACCGAGGCCCAAGCTGATACCCATTTTTGGTTAATCTTACCTGAGCTGCTGTGCAGGCAGTCCCAGGGCTCAGCGGacctcagctcagctcagctcagctcccaGCTGGGCAGCTTCTGTTTCTCTCCGCCCCTTCCTACAGTCCCCACCCTAAGTTTCAGTTCTCCTCCAGGGAGGGCCTTTTCCCTGAAATCACGTGGTCTTCGAGTTGCAGGGCAACTGGTTACCACCAGGGGGAAGCAGCATCTGAGAACCTTTTCTTTGGAATCCTGCTGTCAGAATGTGGAGGGCCTTTCCTGCTTCAGGctccttccctttcctcccttAAGATTCCCCTTGCTTGTAACTGACGTCTGTGACACTGCTGCTtcccctgggaggctgcagtGTCCTGGAGTCTAGCCTGGGGCCTCTGGATAGCTCTGTACCACTTGCCCACCTATATTCCCCCCATGGTGCCTGCTTGGTACCTACTAGGTGACCCCAGATATCAGCTGAATtcaatgaaagaaggaaaggaagaagcccAGGCCAGGTGGCTGGATGGATGGGGAGGGTTGCCCTTGTCTACCAACAAGTTTTAACAAAGCTCTGTTCACCCCATTCCCCTTTCCCTGGTGCCCCCAGATGGTTGggtcaggaaggaagaaggacTACCAAGAAGCCTGGGCAAGGAAATGCCTCTTTATTGGTGCTGGAGTTGTTCCTGTGGGAGACGAACCACAGGCCCCTCTTTGGGACCCTCGCCCTCAGCTACTTCCTCCTGCGGGGGATACTCTGTCCCAAGGGCACCTCTTCTATCAGCTTctgcagaaagagagagaagatgatGATGCTAGAAGCCTGGGACTCAGACACAGGCCGGAAAGGGGACTCCTAGAGAGTGGGGTCAGAGGCAAGGCTGGCGGGAGGCTTTACCTGTAACAAGCGGGCGTGGTAGGTGGGGATGTCCTCCCCAGGCAGTGCCTGGGGGCGCATGTGCAGGTAGCGCTCGGCAGCTGTCATCAGCTCCTCCGTTTCATACAGGGTGGCTGGGTCCAGTGAATGGGCGTTGATGAGGCTCACAAGATACTCCTTGTAGTGTGCCCTGGGGAGACGAGAGGGTAGAACATTTGCTCTGTTTGGCTGATTTTAACTGAGTGTGCTGGGCACCGTGCTGGGCACTAGCGTACTCGGAAGAACCAGATGGACGCCCCTTGCCTGTTGCTCTTGTAGGCACTTGCCAACCTGTGTGTGCTGCCTGCTGGGTCCCTGCCTGGAGGGCCCCCTCCCTCCTACTTCTCACAGGACCCACTGCTCCCAGAGGCCCACTTCTCTGCCCAGGCACATCCCCAGTTCTCCTGTCCCCCATAACACCAAGCTCCATGCCCCGCCTGGCACTCACTGGCAGAGGCCAGCATAGCCAGCGGGAGTCTCCTTGCCACAGGCTTCATCCCGGAACCCGTTGGGAACTTCCTTCTGCTCCATCACTCGACAGCCACCTAGGGGTAAGGGAAGGAAGGAATCCTTTGTCTGGAGGAGGCCACTGACCACAAAGGCCCAGGAGAATGTGGGAGGTGGCCTCTAGGAAGAGGACTGAGGATAGGAGTCCCTGCTCTaagtggggcgggggaggtgttGGGAAACAGATTCCACTATGCAGACCACTTGTGATACAGAAGCAGGGACCCGGCTGTCTTTGCGTTTAGCTAAGCTCTTACAAGGTTAGCTTATTCTGTGATGGTCTTACTCTATGTAGATGGTAAGAAGTGGGATAGATTAGAATCACATGCAACATCTTTTCTCTTGTCCTCACAGAACCTAAAACAGTGCAACTAGTAAGTCTCATTAAATAGCCATTGAGTTAATTAATGAATTACTATCCTTTGGGAATGGGAGAATAAAACTAGCATCAAGGTTCCAGGCGCTTGAATGTGTCCTTACATAAAACAGCTGGGCTGTAAGTTGGACACAACCCCTGcttcacagaggaagaaacaagCCCGGGGAGGTTGACTCCCCAAACGGCACAACAAGCAGGCACAGGACGGGCTCTGCATCCTGGTTCAACCCCAGACCCAAGCCTCCCCTTCATCCATCACACAGCGGGagcccagcccctcctctggcCTCCTCCCAGGCCTGGCCCGACACTCACCTCCCGGCACTGCCCGGGCCCCCGCTGGGGGTTCTGTGTTGAACATGACATTATTGTCCTGAGGGCAGAAAGATGGGAGTTAGTTTCCCTGGATGCCAGCCTGCTGATTTTTCCGCGTCCGACCTTTCCCTTCCTGCCACCCTACAtcctgcctcctctcctgggCAGCTGGCGAACCAGTCACGTTGGCCACCTGACCTGAAGTAGCTTTTGGAGCCGGACAGCAGACCAGTCCCGCAGGTAGAAGAGGCAGTCTCGGGGGTGGTGGCCGTGCAGGGACTTCTTCACCCTGCAGTTAGGGTCTGGACATTTCTGGTGGAAACCCAGATGGGAGAGGGGCAGTTGGAAACTGTTGGGGTCCCGGCCTCTCAGGAACCCCTGCATGAGGGGTCTaggggtgggggagatggagaCATTGGAGGGTCTGGAGCAAGCAgaaggggggagggggcagagagagGTGCTTTACCTCACCCCCTACTGGTCTCCTCTTCCCCTGGACTGTTCCTCCACAGCCTCCGCCCCTCACTCCTCATGGGAGCCCCCACCCTGCCACCCCTTCCATCCCAGTCCTGGGGGCTCACATTCTTGGCGTAAAAGGCATTGTAGCAGCCACTGCAGAACTGGTGGCGGCACTGGGTGCAGTGAAAGTGCATGCAGCCTCCTCGGGCCAGTGCGTACGAGAACTTGCACTTGGGGCAGTCTGCAAGGGTCAGCGGGTCAGGGTTGGGGCTGCTCCTCAGGCCCCAGGAAGAGAGTGTCATTCTTCGCAATGAGCGATTACTGGGCACCTTACCTATGCCGTTTTCTTGAAGGTACATCGCCAAGCCCTGGGCTTGGTATTCTGGGTCATTGGTGCGTTTCCAGTTCTGGAAATCTTCACAGCTCCGGCCTCGGTGCTGTTCCTCCCACTGCCAGAAGGAAGCAAGCTTCCCATGAAAGCTCCATGCCAGGCCCTTCTTGCTGGCCACCCCACCCAGATCCAGTGGGCCCTGATTCAGAATACAGCACTGCCATCCACCATGTGCTCCAACACCAAACTGAAGGGCCAGCTTTGGTTCTCTCATCTCTTCACACTTGATACATTCACCAGCAGGTCTCGTTGCTGTCACTCCAGCTCAGCTCCCCTTTTCTTTATCCCTACTCTGAACAGCTTTACTCCAGGCCAGGCCAGCTCTCGCCTTGGTTACTTGCCTTGATGACCAGTCTCTCTGCCTCCACTACTGCTTCCCTGGGGTTCAGCCTCCACTCAGCAGCCAGTGTGCCTTTGAATGCATAAATTAGGCAGCTTCAACTGCACTGGGAGTGTTCTAGCTTGGAAGTTTGGAGGTAGGGTGGCAGGTGTTCACTTTATTATTGTGTTTCATAAGACAGATGCAGACTTTTGGTAtcaaatatttaagtttttttttaatgaagaataaaCAATCAGTTTTATTGGGCTCACTCAGACTAGGAATCCattcaaatattcaaaattttaaaggtaaatgAGAGCACATAACCCCTTGTCCAGTCTTAGAATGAAAGgacctgagacttccctggcgggccagtgcctaagactccacacttccaccgcAGAgggagcaggttcaatccctaactGGGGGACTAAGATCTTACATGACCCATGGGACAGCccaaacagagaaggaaaggcCCATCCTCTCCTCGCTCGGCCTCATCATGACCTCTCCTGATCCGGCAGCCAGCTCCTCTCGGACCACCTGCCACTCTCGCCCTCGCTCTCGAGGCTCCAACCATACAACGCTTTTTTGGACTTTGGCCTTCccgtgtttttttctttctctctcaaataCTTTTTGCATAGTTGACTTCTTAATTTTCAGGCCTGAGCTTAAATTAagccatttcatttatttctaaatatttatttatttttggctttgatgggtcttagttgtggcaagctgTTGGGGCTCTAGCTGTGGGACATAGGCTCAGATGcctcaaagcatgtgggatcttagtcccccgaccagggattgaacccctgattgcagggcggattcttaaccacgggaccaccagggaagttcctaaatcAAGCCATTTTAGAGAAGACTTATCTAACCTCTTTTCCCATGTACCAGGTAGGTCTACTCTGTTATTCTTGACCTCAGATTCCTATTTGTTCTTCATAGAACACATAGTGATGTATATACTtctgttctctctcccttcctcaacCTTGCCACCTCCCTCCCTTGCTAGTCTGTAAGCTCTTTGAGACCAGAGAGCTTGTCAGTTCTGTTCTGGAGCAAACCCCAAGTCTAACACAGCACCtgcagtggctcagcaggtattCCAAAGCTTAGATGTGCCTCACCTGGCGCTTACAGCGCACACAGAAGGTCTGGTGACACTGGGGACATGTTGCTTCCAGCTGCTCACGCTCGTATATGAAGCCGAAGGAGCACTGTGGGTGCAAGAGCATAAATCTGTCTAAGGCTTCACCATGTGCTACTCACCACCCCTCCTTCCGGTCAGCAACTCTGGGCAGCCCACTGACCTGGGCACACCACAAGAACTTGGGGTCCCGCATGAGCACGCCCTCAGTCAGTTTCTTGTGGAAGAGTGCATAGGCGTCTGGCTCTAGGCTCTCTCGAAGCTGGGGACAGGATGCGAAAGTGGCGGGTGGGCAAGGCTCCTGTTCAAAGCCCAGGGCGCCCTGAGCCCGAGGGACCGCCCTACCTGGATGTCGAGGGTGGAGAAGTAGCTGAGCAGCTGTGTGTCATCGGTGAGGTCGGGGCGGCCACAGGCAGGGCACACCATGTCTGTGATGTGCTTCTCCTTCAAGGCGATGGTGAAGTGCTGGCGGAAGCAGTCGGGGCAGATGGTGCACTCACAGGAGGTCAGGGCCTGCATCTGGTGGAGGGGagaggatgggaggggaggggtcAGAAGCTACAGCTGCCAGCCGGTGGAAGGGGCAGTGGCTACAACTGGGCAGGAAACCTAAATGTCTGAAGACCttcagatggaaaaaaaacaGACAATGGTGAGATCTAATGTAAAGGGAAGACCCTCTAAAGGCATGCTCAGCCAATTAAAAGCAAACACatgataactgaatcacttttctgtgctctacacctgaaactggCACACTGTTGTAAAACAGCTAttctccaatagaaaataaaaattttaaaaaaatacaccattaatttaaaaaggaaaaaaagggaggggggtattccctggtggtccagtggttaggattccacacttccactgttgagcacctgggttcaattcctggttgggaaactgagatcctgtaAGCCATGTGGCGTGGCCACAAAAAGCAAATACACAAACATCCTTGAAATGATAAAACGATAGCAATGGAAAACAGACTAGTGGTTGCTATATgacaggaggaggggaagaaggtTACAACTACAAAGCTGTGGCACAAAGGGTTTCTTTTGTGATATCTTTATTGTAGAGGTGGTTACGTGAATCTACATGTGAGATAAAATTGCACACAAGTACACACAtaaaccaggagaaatatcaacaacctcagatatgcagatgatacctctttaatggcagaaagtgaagaggaactagagagcctttTCAtgagtgaaagaggggagtgaaaaagccagcttaaaactcaatattaaaaaactaagatcatggcatccagtcccatcacttcatggcaaatagaaggggaaaaggtggaagcagtgacagagttcctcttcttgggttctaaaatcactgtggatggtggctgcagccatgaaattagaagatgattgcttctctgtctatgacaaacctagacagtgtattaaaaagcaaagacatcactttgccaacaaaggtctgtatagtcaaagctatatatagtctttccagtagtcatgtacagatatgagagctggactgcaaagaaggctgagagccaaaggattgatgtttttgaactgtggtgtgagagaagactattgagagtcccttggacagcaaggagatcaaccctgaatactcattggaaggactgatgctgaagctgaagctccagtactttgaccacctgatgtgaacagcagactcactggaaaagaccgtgatgctgggaaagattgaaggcagaaggagaagaggatgacagaggatgagatggttggatggtatcactgattcaatggacatgaacttgggcaaactctgggagatgggtgagggacagggaggcatggtgtgctgtagtccatggggttcaaagagttggacacaacttggtgactgaacaacaaacatacACATCCATGCACAAAATGAACAAGGTCTGCAGTCTAGCTAACATTGTACCAATATTTATTTCTTGGTCCTGACACTACACTACAATTATATAAGATGTCACCATTGGGAAGCGGGTAGAGCACACAAGACTATACTATTTTTACAACTTtctgtgaatctacaattattttaaaataaaaagtaaaaacaaacaaaaacacagagcCAGCCTAACTAACTTGGGCTGTATTTGGCCAAAGAACCACCACTTCTGACGTAGAGTTAAGTTAGAAGGGGCTCAGGAGAAAAGAGGGGCCTGTCCCTACCAAATGGGTATTTGATGATGACACTAAAGAATTACtggtaattttttgtgtgtgtgacagtgGCATCTGTGCCTGTATTTTCAAAGAGTTTTATCTTTTAGAGATAGATATGGAAATATTACAGGTGAACTATTTGATGTctgagatttgcttcaaaataatcctgTGTAGATATGTAAAGATTAGCCATACATTAATAATGGTTGAAGCTTGATGACGAATACATAGTGGAGGGAGGGAAGCTGAATTTCTTATCCAATTTTCTCTACTATTGCATACTTGAAATTTCCCAtaatagaacatttaaaaaaaagagagagaggtggcCTATTCCTGCTCTCCCCTTCCCAGAAGCCTTCAGGGGCACATGGGCAACTGCAGAGCAAAAGACAACATGAGAGACAGGACCCGGGGTAGAGTGGAGGTCCAAAGGGAACAGAGCGGCTCTAAGGCCGGAGGCAGTGGAGACTCACCCGGTTGCGGGGCAGGGCCCAGCCGCACACGGCACACTCCTGGGCAAGCAAGCGGCGCAGGAAGGCCCGGTCCTGGCTCTGCCTCACAGCCTCCACCACGTCCCCCAGC of the Muntiacus reevesi chromosome 7, mMunRee1.1, whole genome shotgun sequence genome contains:
- the IRF9 gene encoding interferon regulatory factor 9 isoform X2, translating into MASGRTRCTRKLRNWVVEQVESGQFPGVCWEDAAKTMFRIPWKHAGKQDFREDQDAAFFKAWAIYKGKYREGSSEGPAIWKTRLRCALNKSCEFEEVPEIGHRDGAEPYKVYRLLPPGTVPAQSGTQKLPSKRPHSSASSEEKEEEITAKKCILSPSSLQEPPQNEMVETNGGAGRVDFGSSGSSRSSSSSSSSSPEPQEGRDTAEALFQGELLSLELLPPPDSDYSLLLTFIYNGRVVGEAQVQSPDCRLLAEPSSSQCSMEQRLCPIPISWNAPQMPPGPGPHLLPSNECVELFRTSYFCRDLARYFQGLGPPPKCQVTLNFWEENPDPSHTSQSLIAVQMEQAFARRMLKETPEEQAATLSLLQSLQDPLPPLLSIPPVFFETASASLLSTCLPQ
- the IRF9 gene encoding interferon regulatory factor 9 isoform X1 gives rise to the protein MASGRTRCTRKLRNWVVEQVESGQFPGVCWEDAAKTMFRIPWKHAGKQDFREDQDAAFFKAWAIYKGKYREGSSEGPAIWKTRLRCALNKSCEFEEVPEIGHRDGAEPYKVYRLLPPGTVPAQSGTQKLPSKRPHSSASSEEKEEEITAKKCILSPSSLQEPPQNEMVETNGGAGRVDFGSSGSSRSSSSSSSSSPEPQEGRDTAEALFQGELLSLELLPPPDSDYSLLLTFIYNGRVVGEAQVQSPDCRLLAEPSSSQCSMEQVIFPKPGPREPAQRLLSQLQRGVLLASNSRGLFVQRLCPIPISWNAPQMPPGPGPHLLPSNECVELFRTSYFCRDLARYFQGLGPPPKCQVTLNFWEENPDPSHTSQSLIAVQMEQAFARRMLKETPEEQAATLSLLQSLQDPLPPLLSIPPVFFETASASLLSTCLPQ